The Streptomyces durmitorensis genome contains the following window.
ACGGAGTCTTGAGGGGCCCCGGTTCCGGGGGTTCCCGGACCTGAGGACTCCCGGGCTCTCGACGCTAGTCCTGCCCTCGCCGCCGGTGAAGGGTGCGGGGCGCGCCGATCGCGGCGCGTGACCGTCCGCCGGATCCTCCCCGTCGACCCGGGTCGCCCACACCAGTCGGTGTGACGCACACCGATCGGTGTGGCGCGCATCACACGATTCATGGCCGTTGCCGGGAACTCATGTGCCTCTCCGGCCGACTCCTGCACCGGCCCGCCCGCTGCGGCCGCTCCGCACCACCCCTTCATCCAGGAGAGCAGCTCATGTCCGCCGAACCCACACTCCTCGCCCCGGACGACGGGCAGGAGACCCAGGAGGCACAGCCCTCCGCAGGACGGTCCGGATGGGCGTCGCTGCGTCCGCTCGTGCTGCGACTGCACTTCTACGCCGGGGTGCTCATCGCACCCTTCCTGCTCGTCGCCGCCACCACGGGACTCCTGTACGCCTGCTCGTACCAGGCCGAGAAGATCGTGTACTCCCACGAACTGCGCGTCCCCGTGGGCGAGAACAAGACCGAGCTGCCGCTCTCGAAACAGGTGGCCGCCGCCCGCAAGGCGCACCCCGAGGGCACGGTCAGCGCGGTACGGCCCTCGCCGGAGGAGGGCGCGACCACCCGCGTGCTCCTGTCCGGAGCGCCGGGCGTGGACGCCGACCGCACGCTCGCCGTATTCGTGAACCCGTACAACGGCGAAGTGCGCGGCGCCCTGGAGCAGTACGGCTCCACCGGCGCGCTGCCGCTGCGCACCTGGATCGACGAGCTCCACCGCGATCTGCACCTGGGCGAGAGCGGCCGGCTCTACAGCGAACTCGCCGCCAGCTGGCTGTGGGTGATCGCGGGCGGCGGTCTCGTGCTGTGGTTCGCGCGGCGGCGGTCCCAGCGCAAGCTGCGCGGGACGACCGGCCGTCGGCGCACGCTCTCGCTGCACGGCTCGGTGGGTGTGTGGGCCGCCGTCGGGCTGATCTTCCTGTCGGCGACGGGTCTTACCTGGTCGACGTATGCCGGACAGAGCGTCGGTGATCTGCGCGAGGCCATCGGGCAGACCACGCCGGCGCTGACCGCGAGCGCCGGCGGCGGGGAGCACGCGGGGCACGGCGGATCGGGCTCGTCCGGCGCGACGGGCGGTGACGCTGCCGGGCTCGACGCCGTCCTGGAGGCGGCCCGTGCCGAGGGGCTCTCCAACCCGGTCGAGGTCGTGCCGCCCGCCGACGCGTCGTCCGCGTACGTCGTGAGGCAGATCCAGCGCAGCTGGCCCGAGAAGCAGGACTCCGTAGCCGTCGACCCGGCGACCGGCGAGGTCACCGAAGTGCTGCGGTTCGCCGATTACCCCGTGCTCGCCAAGCTGACCCGCTGGGGCATCGACGCGCACACCGGCACGCTGTTCGGTCTTGTCAACCAGATCGCCCTCGCCGTTCTCGCCCTCGGCCTGATCCTGATGATCGTGTGGGGATACCGCATGTGGTGGCAGCGCGGGCGCGGCAGCTCCTTCGGGCGCCCGCTGCCGCGCGGTGCGTGGCAACACGTACCGGCGCATGTCCTGGTCCCGTTGATGGCGGCGATCGCCGCGCTCGGCTACTTCGTGCCGCTGCTCGGCATCCCGTTGGCGGCCTTTCTCGCCGTGGACATCGTCCTGGGGGAGATCGCCTACCGGCGCGGCAGGCGCACCTACGCCTGAGGCCCGCTCGGGCGCCTTTGCTCAGTCGTGGGTGGCGGCCCCGCTGAGGTGGTGGTCGGCGAGGTTCAGGACCTCGTCGACCACACGGCGCAGATGCCCGTCGGGCGGGCCGTAGATCATCCGTCGCCCCTCCTTGCGTACGGAGACGAGCCCGGCGAGGCGCAGTTTGGCCAGGTGTTGGCTGACCGCCGGGCGAGCCGCGCCGCACGCTGCGGTCAGGGTCGTGACATCCGCTTCGCCCGCGCCGAGGGTGTGCAGCAGGGCGAGCCGGGTGCGGTCGGCGAGGAGGCCGAGGACCTCGGCGGCATGGGCGAAGTGCTCGGTGCCCGGATCTTGCGGGTGCGCATCGTGCGCAGGTGATAGGTGCATGCGTGCGCTCATACGCACATAATGAGTGCGGGCGCCCAGCGGTGTCCACTCTCCCGTCCCGCGTCGGAAGGCCGTACTCGTGAGTGAGCAGCACGGACACCCGCACCCGCACCCGAACCCTTCGCGCGAGCACCACCACCATGACCATGGCCACGGCCACGGCCACGGCCATGAGCCCGGTGGCGCGAGGCGCTTGGCCCGGTGGCGGCACAAGGCCGGGCACCTGCTGACACCCCACTCGCACGAGGCCGCGGACAAGGTCGATACGGCGCTGGAGTCGTCCGCCCGCGGCATGCGCGCGCTGTGGATCTCGCTGGCCGTCCTCGGCGTGACCGCCGGGGCCCAAGCGGTGATCGTGGTGCTCACCGGTTCGGTCGCGCTTCTCGGTGACACCGTGCACAACGCGGCGGACGCGCTGACCGCGATCCCCCTCGGTATCGCCTTCGTCCTGGGCCGACGGGCCGCCACGCGCCGCTTCACCTATGGCTACGGCCGCGCAGAGGATCTCGCGGGCATGGTCATCCTCCTGACGATCGCCGCATCCGCGGCCTTCGCGGCCTGGGCGGCCGTCGACCGGCTGCTCAACCCCCGCACGCTGGAACACCTCTGGGTGGTGGCCGCCGCTGCCGTCATCGGTTTCATCGGCAACGAATGGGTCGCCCGCTACCGCATCCGCGTCGGCCGTGAGATCGGCTCGGCCGCCCTGGTGGCCGACGGTCTGCATGCCCGCACGGACGGATTCACCTCGCTGGCCGTCCTGTTGAGCGCGGGCGGCGCCGCCCTGGGCTGGCGGCTCGCCGACCCGATCGTGGGCCTGCTGATCACCGCGGCCATCCTCCTGGTGCTGAGGGACGCGGCGCGCGAGGTGTTCCGCCGGGTGATGGACGCCGTCGACCCGGCCCTGGTCGACACGGCGGAGGAGGCGCTCCTGACGGTTCCCGGCGTACGCGGCGTCGGCGAGCTGCGCCTTCGCTGGATTGGCCACCGGCTGCGTGCCGAAGTGGCGGTCGTCGTGGACGGAGAGCTGTCCGTACGGGAGGCGCACGAGGTCGCGGTCGACGCGGAGCACGCCCTGCTGCACGCGGTGCCGAAGCTGACCGCCGCACTGGTGCACGCCGACCCGGCGGTCGTGCCCGGAGCCCCGGACCCGCACAAGGCCCTCGCGCACCACGGGACATGAGCGGGAAGACAGCGGCTACTATCTGCGGCCATGGCGTCAGGTCTGCGGGACACGGGGTGCGAGGAGCGGCGCACGGCCGCGCGCTGCGCCGCGTTCGGCATCAGCCTGGCCACCCTGCTGGCCGTCCTGTGCGTGTGCTTCGGCTCCGCTGCCCATCACGACGACACACGCGTCCGTGACGTGATGGCTTCCGTCTCCGCCCCGCCCACGGGCGGAGAGGGCGGCGCGTCACCCGCCGAGGAAGCCGCACTCGGCCACAGCTGTCCGCCCGGCGACCGGTGCGCCTCCGCCACGCACGCCGCGGCGACCGCGCTCCCTGCTCCCGAACCCTCGGTGCCGACGACGCTGGTGGAGGCGGGACTGCCCGCGGCCCCGGCCACCTCGCATCCCGTGCCGCGGGGGCCTGTTCACCGCCATGCCCCGGATCTCCACGTCCTTCAGGTGCAGAGGACCTAGGCCGGGCCTTCGCGCGACCGAACCCGTCCGTCCACGGACGTGGTCACGCTCGCGCGCTCGCGCCGCCCACCTCACGCATCATCACCACCGCCGCGCCCCGGGCACGGCGGGGACAAGGACATCCCCGGACATGGGTACCTCCAAGACAGGCAAGAAGGCCGCGACCACCGCCGCACGCAAGGCCCGCATCCAGGAGCTGCGCCGCGCCGAGCAGGCGCGGGACCGGCGCAACCGCGTCATCGCCATCACAGCGGGCGTGGCCGTGCTGGCCGGGCTCGCCGGATTCGGCTCGTACGTCCTGCTCGACGCGTCGGAGAAGAAGGACAAGGAAAAGGCCGTCGCGCAGGCCCCCGTCAAGGGCGAGAAGACGTGGGACGCGAAGAAGCTCGGGCGCAACCACGTCACGAAGGAGGTCGACTACCCGATGACCCCGGCAGCGGGCGGCGACCACAGCCAGGCGTGGGCCAACTGCCAAGGAGACGTGTATGACAAGCCGCTGGGCGAGGAGAACGCCGTCCACTCGCTGGAGCACGGCGCCGTCTGGATCACGTACAACGACAAGGCCTCGGACGGGGACATAAAGACGCTGGGCCAGAAGGTCAAGGCCACGCCCTACACGCTGATGAGCCCGGTCGAGGAGCAGAAGGGCGCGCTCACGCTCACCGCGTGGGGCCGCCAGCTCACCGTGGACAAGGCGTCCGACCCCCGGGTCGGACAGTTCCTGGGCAAGTACGTCCAGGGCGAGCAGACCCCGGAGCCCGGCGCGGCCTGCACGGGCGGGGTCGGACCGGCGTGAGCTGAGGGCGAGTACCTGAGCGAGCACGTGAGCGGGAGCGGGCGGCGGGCGGGGCGGGCACGGGGCTACGCCTCCATGCCCGCCGGCTTGCTCCCGCCGCGTGCCATAGAGGCGCGGTACGCCTAGTGTTCGTGGTGTGCTGAGCATCGTGGATGATCTGGCCGGGTTCGGACCGCTGCGGATGTGCGCCCACGCGCCGTCGGCCGACGACCCCGATGACCTGACCGGTCTGCGCGTGCTGCTGGTCACGGACGTCCTGGCCCGCGTCGCCGAGCTGCGCGGCCGGACCGTGCTCATCGGATGGACCTGCCCACCGGCGGCGTCGGCCGACGCCGCCGGAATCCGCCCGGCCGACGCCCACGGCACCCCCGACGAGATCACCGAAGCGCTCGGCGGCCCGCCGGCCGTGCACCTCACCAGCCGCACGTACGAAGGAGCGGGCGGTCTGTCCCTGCACATCGGTGAAGCCGCTGCTGGGGGAGGCGCGGGCCAGGACGCGGACCGGGACGCGGACCAAGACGCGGGCCGGGACGCGCTCGCCCTGCGGCTCTTTCTGCTCGGCCACCCGCACCACGAACCCGTCGACGTCACCGCGGAAGCCGTCGACGCCGCAGGCGTGCGGCTGGCCAACTGGCGCAAGGCCGTGGCAGCTTGGGCCGATGAACCGTCCAAGGCGATGCCCGCCGACTTCGTGGACAGGGCACGGGCCGCCCTGGAGAACGGCCTCGACACCCCGGCCGTGCTGCGGCTCCTGGGCGACCTGGAAGCGGCAGCCGATGTTCCGGGCGGCGCCAAGTTCGAGACGTTCGCCCACCTCGACCGCGTGCTCGGTCTGGAGGTGGTCCGCGATGTCGGCCGCTCGCATTCCGCCGAGGTGTACCGGTGATGGAGCGCGCCCGCGCGGAGCGCATCGCAGGCGTGCTCAAGGCGATCGCCGACCCCACCCGCCTGCAACTGCTCCACCTGATTCAGTCCGCCCCCGACGGTGAGGCGTGCGTGGGAGACCTGACCGAGCGGCTCGGGCTGCGGCAGCCGACGGTCAGCCATCACCTGAAGACGATGACCGCGGCGGGTCTGCTCGCGCGCGAGCGGCGCGGGACGTGGGTCTGGTACTCGGTGGATCCGGACGGCATGGAGGCGGTGCGGGAGATTCTGCGTGCGCCTGCTCGCACAGCATCCTGACGCCTCGTCAAATACCCCTCGACTCCCTCAACTGCCCCTGCTGTCGCGGGAGTTCGATGCGTGCGAGCGGCATTCATGTAGTGATGATCGTCTATATAGACGCTCAGCTATGCTTCGGCGCGGCGACACCTCCCGTACATCCTGAGTTCATGTGACCGCCGTTCGATCCAAGGTGTCTGAAGGGAGCTCCGCTCCACGCGGACCTCCTCGGCGGCCGGTTTGAGTCACCGGCCCGACACCAGGGATCGTGAGACATGAACGCGACCAGTGGTTCACGAAGGTTCGTCGGGGGAGCGGCGCTGACCTGCGCCGCGGCTCTCACGCTGAGCGCCTGCGGGGGCGGTGACGCTGGTGGCTCCGGGTCCGGTGACGGCAAGCAGCTCTCGGGCACGGTCAAGGTGGACGGCTCTAGCACCGTCGCCCCGCTGACCACGGCCGCGGCCGAGATCTTCGCCGAGGAGCAGCCCAAGGTCCGTGTCACCGTGGGCACTTCGGGCACCGGCGGCGGCTTCGAGAAGTTCTGCAACGGCGAGACCGACATCTCCGACGCCTCCCGTCCCATCAAGGACGAGGAGAAGGCGGCCTGCGAGAAGAAGAGCATCACGTACGAGGACTTCCAGGTGGCCAACGACGCGCTGACGGTGGTGGTGAACAAGGACGCCGACTGGGTGGACTGCCTGACCGTCGAGCAGTTGAAGAAGATCTGGGAACCCAAGTCCAAGGTGAACAACTGGAACCAGATCGACCCGGAATTCCCCGACCAGCCACTGAAGCTGTTCGGCGCGGGCACCGACTCCGGCACCTTCGACTACTTCACCGAGGCGGTCAACGGCGAGGAGGGCGCCTCGCGCACCGACTACTCGCCGACCGAGGACGACAACGTCACCGTGCAGGGCGTCGCGGGCTCCAAGGGCGGACTCGGCTACTTCGGTTACTCCTACTTCGAGGAGAACACCGACAAACTCAAGGCTCTGAAGGTCGACGGCGGCAAGGGCTGTGTGGCACCCGGCGTCGAGACCGCGCAGAACGGCGAGTACGCGCCGCTGTCCCGGCCGCTTTCCATCTATCCCAACGCCAAGTCCCTCAAGCGGGAAGAAGTGCTTGCCTTCGTCGAGTACTACGTCGAGAACAACGAATCCATTGCCGAGGACGCTATGTTCATCCCGCTCAACCAGAAGCAGGAGGAGCAGCTGAAGGGCGATCTCGACAAGCTGAAGGCGTCGGCGAAGTGAGTTCGCCGCCTCGTCCGCCCTCCGTGGGGCCCCCTGGGCGGCAGACCCTGCGCAGGACCCGCCCGCGCTACGGCGAACGGGTCATCCAGGCACTCCTGTTGCTCGCCGCCCTGGTGTCCGTCGCCACGACCGCCGGGATCGTGATCTCGCTGATCCCGCCCACCGCCGAGTTCTTCGGCCGGGTGGACGTCGGCGAGTTCCTGGCAGGAACCGAGTGGACGGCACTGTTCACCAAGCCTCGATACGGCGTGCTGCCGCTGCTCGGCGCCACCCTCCTGATCACGGTGATCGCGCTCCTGGTCGCGATTCCGGTCGGACTCGGCGCCGCCATCTACCTCAGCGAGTACGCGAGTCCACGCGTGCGCAAGGTACTCAAGCCCGCCCTCGAAGTGCTCGCCGGAGTGCCGACCGTCGTCTACGGCTTCTTCGCGCTCAGCTTCGTCACCCCGCTGCTTCAGGACCACTGGCCGTTCGGCGAAGGGCCTGACTTCAACAACGCCCTGTCCGCGGGACTCGTCATGGGCGTCATGATCATCCCGACCATCGCCTCGCTCTCGGAGGACGCCATGGCCGCCGTGCCGGACGCCCTGCGCGACGGCGCCTACGCGCTCGGCTCCGGCAAGCGCATCGTGTCCGTACGCGTCGTCGTGCCCGCGGCGCTGTCGGGCATCGTCGCCGCCTGCGTGCTCGGCATCTCCCGCGCGATCGGCGAGACGATGATCGTGGCGATCGCGTCCGGCAACAGGGCCACGCTCAGCTTCAACCCGCTGGACGCGATGCAGACCATGACCGGGTTCATCGCCCAGGCCGGCTCCGGGGACATCCCCGTCCAGTCCTTCGAGTACAAGACCATCTTCGCCGTCGGCGCCCTGCTGTTCGTCATCACCTTCGTGATGAACATGATCAGCATCCGCCTGGTGCGCAAGTACCGGGAGGTGTACGAATGACCGACATCCGCGTCACCGAACCACCCGCGCGGGCGGCACCCCGGAAACTCGCGGGACCACGCTTCCGGCCCGGCGAAAGCGTCTTCCGCGTCCTGCTTCTGTGCTGCCTGGGCGTGGGGATCATCTTCCTCGGCGTGCTGCTCACGTACGTCCTCGTCGAGGCCTGGCCGCGCCTGGACTCCCGGCTGTGGAACAACTTCCCCTCCATCCGCCGTCCCGAGGCCGCGGGCGCGCAGTCCGCGATCTTCGGCACCATCTGGGTGGTCTCCTTCACCGCGCTCTTCTGCCTGCCGACCGGCGTCATGGCCGCCATCTACCTGGAGGAGTACGCCGATCCCAACCGCTGGTACAACCGGCTCATCGAGCTGAACATCCAGAACCTGGCCGCCGTGCCCTCGATCATCTACGGCATCCTCGGCCTCGGCCTGCTGGCTCGCCAACTCTCCCTCGGCACCACGGTGTTGACGGCCGCACTCACGCTGTCCCTGCTCGTCCTGCCGGTCGTCATCATCGCGTCACGGGAGGCGATCCGGGCCGTGCCCCAGTCGATCCGGCAGGCGTCCCTGGCCCTGGGCGCGACCCAGTGGCAGACCATCCGCCGCCAGGTTCTCCCCGC
Protein-coding sequences here:
- a CDS encoding PepSY-associated TM helix domain-containing protein, which produces MSAEPTLLAPDDGQETQEAQPSAGRSGWASLRPLVLRLHFYAGVLIAPFLLVAATTGLLYACSYQAEKIVYSHELRVPVGENKTELPLSKQVAAARKAHPEGTVSAVRPSPEEGATTRVLLSGAPGVDADRTLAVFVNPYNGEVRGALEQYGSTGALPLRTWIDELHRDLHLGESGRLYSELAASWLWVIAGGGLVLWFARRRSQRKLRGTTGRRRTLSLHGSVGVWAAVGLIFLSATGLTWSTYAGQSVGDLREAIGQTTPALTASAGGGEHAGHGGSGSSGATGGDAAGLDAVLEAARAEGLSNPVEVVPPADASSAYVVRQIQRSWPEKQDSVAVDPATGEVTEVLRFADYPVLAKLTRWGIDAHTGTLFGLVNQIALAVLALGLILMIVWGYRMWWQRGRGSSFGRPLPRGAWQHVPAHVLVPLMAAIAALGYFVPLLGIPLAAFLAVDIVLGEIAYRRGRRTYA
- the pstC gene encoding phosphate ABC transporter permease subunit PstC; translated protein: MSSPPRPPSVGPPGRQTLRRTRPRYGERVIQALLLLAALVSVATTAGIVISLIPPTAEFFGRVDVGEFLAGTEWTALFTKPRYGVLPLLGATLLITVIALLVAIPVGLGAAIYLSEYASPRVRKVLKPALEVLAGVPTVVYGFFALSFVTPLLQDHWPFGEGPDFNNALSAGLVMGVMIIPTIASLSEDAMAAVPDALRDGAYALGSGKRIVSVRVVVPAALSGIVAACVLGISRAIGETMIVAIASGNRATLSFNPLDAMQTMTGFIAQAGSGDIPVQSFEYKTIFAVGALLFVITFVMNMISIRLVRKYREVYE
- a CDS encoding ArsR/SmtB family transcription factor: MHLSPAHDAHPQDPGTEHFAHAAEVLGLLADRTRLALLHTLGAGEADVTTLTAACGAARPAVSQHLAKLRLAGLVSVRKEGRRMIYGPPDGHLRRVVDEVLNLADHHLSGAATHD
- a CDS encoding DUF3105 domain-containing protein; translated protein: MGTSKTGKKAATTAARKARIQELRRAEQARDRRNRVIAITAGVAVLAGLAGFGSYVLLDASEKKDKEKAVAQAPVKGEKTWDAKKLGRNHVTKEVDYPMTPAAGGDHSQAWANCQGDVYDKPLGEENAVHSLEHGAVWITYNDKASDGDIKTLGQKVKATPYTLMSPVEEQKGALTLTAWGRQLTVDKASDPRVGQFLGKYVQGEQTPEPGAACTGGVGPA
- the pstA gene encoding phosphate ABC transporter permease PstA, producing MTDIRVTEPPARAAPRKLAGPRFRPGESVFRVLLLCCLGVGIIFLGVLLTYVLVEAWPRLDSRLWNNFPSIRRPEAAGAQSAIFGTIWVVSFTALFCLPTGVMAAIYLEEYADPNRWYNRLIELNIQNLAAVPSIIYGILGLGLLARQLSLGTTVLTAALTLSLLVLPVVIIASREAIRAVPQSIRQASLALGATQWQTIRRQVLPAAVPGIATGSILALSRAIGEAAPLLLLGAVTYVAFNPEGLESAYTVLPIQIFGWISQSREEFHHLAAAAIVILLAILLLMNAAAIWLRNRFSKRW
- a CDS encoding ArsR/SmtB family transcription factor, producing the protein MERARAERIAGVLKAIADPTRLQLLHLIQSAPDGEACVGDLTERLGLRQPTVSHHLKTMTAAGLLARERRGTWVWYSVDPDGMEAVREILRAPARTAS
- a CDS encoding PstS family phosphate ABC transporter substrate-binding protein, encoding MNATSGSRRFVGGAALTCAAALTLSACGGGDAGGSGSGDGKQLSGTVKVDGSSTVAPLTTAAAEIFAEEQPKVRVTVGTSGTGGGFEKFCNGETDISDASRPIKDEEKAACEKKSITYEDFQVANDALTVVVNKDADWVDCLTVEQLKKIWEPKSKVNNWNQIDPEFPDQPLKLFGAGTDSGTFDYFTEAVNGEEGASRTDYSPTEDDNVTVQGVAGSKGGLGYFGYSYFEENTDKLKALKVDGGKGCVAPGVETAQNGEYAPLSRPLSIYPNAKSLKREEVLAFVEYYVENNESIAEDAMFIPLNQKQEEQLKGDLDKLKASAK
- a CDS encoding cation diffusion facilitator family transporter: MSEQHGHPHPHPNPSREHHHHDHGHGHGHGHEPGGARRLARWRHKAGHLLTPHSHEAADKVDTALESSARGMRALWISLAVLGVTAGAQAVIVVLTGSVALLGDTVHNAADALTAIPLGIAFVLGRRAATRRFTYGYGRAEDLAGMVILLTIAASAAFAAWAAVDRLLNPRTLEHLWVVAAAAVIGFIGNEWVARYRIRVGREIGSAALVADGLHARTDGFTSLAVLLSAGGAALGWRLADPIVGLLITAAILLVLRDAAREVFRRVMDAVDPALVDTAEEALLTVPGVRGVGELRLRWIGHRLRAEVAVVVDGELSVREAHEVAVDAEHALLHAVPKLTAALVHADPAVVPGAPDPHKALAHHGT